Proteins co-encoded in one Bos taurus isolate L1 Dominette 01449 registration number 42190680 breed Hereford chromosome X, ARS-UCD2.0, whole genome shotgun sequence genomic window:
- the IDH3G gene encoding isocitrate dehydrogenase [NAD] subunit gamma, mitochondrial precursor: MALKVATAAGGAVKAALRPALLWRPWEVLGSHEAPRRSFSQQTIPPSAKYGGRHTVTMIPGDGIGPELMLHVKSVFRHACVPVDFEEVHVSSTADEEDIRNAIMAIRRNRVALKGNIETNHNLPPSHKSRNNILRTSLDLYANVIHCKSLPGVVTRHRDIDILIVRENTEGEYSSLEHESVAGVVESLKIITKAKSLRIAEYAFQLAQESGRKKVTAVHKANIMKLGDGLFLQCCREVAARYPQITFENMIVDNTTMQLVSRPQQFDVMVMPNLYGNIVNNVCAGLVGGPGLVAGANYGHVYAVFETATRNTGKSIANKNIANPTATLLASCMMLDHLKLHSYATSIRKAVLASMDNENMHTPDIGGQGTTSEAIQDIIRHIRVINGRAVEA; encoded by the exons ATGGCGCTGAAGGTGGCGACGGCCGCGGGCGGCGCTGTGAAGGCAGCGCTCAGGCCGGCCCTCCTCTGGCGTCcttgggag GTTCTAGGTTCCCACGAGGCCCCCCGGAGGAGCTTCTCA CAACAAACAATT CCCCCGTCGGCGAAGTATGGTGGGCGGCACACGGTGACCATGATCCCGGGAGATGGCATTGGGCCAGAGCTCATGCTGCACGTCAAGTCAGTGTTCAG GCATGCATGTGTGCCTGTGGACTTTGAAGAGGTGCACGTGAGCTCCACCGCGGACGAGGAGGACATCCGCAATGCCATCATGGCCATCCGTCGGAACCGCGTAGCCCTGAAGG GCAACATTGAAACAAACCACAACCTGCCCCCATCCCACAAATCGCGAAACAACATCCTTCG CACCAGCCTGGACCTCTATGCCAACGTCATCCACTGTAAGAGCCTGCCAGGTGTGGTGACCCGGCATCGGGACATTGATATCCTCATTGTCCGGGAGAACACAGAGGGCGAGTACAGCAGCCTGGAACACGAG AGTGTGGCGGGCGTGGTGGAGAGCCTGAAGATCATCACCAAGGCCAAGTCCCTGCGTATTGCTGAGTACGCCTTCCAACTGGCCCAGGAGAGCGGGCGCAAGAAAGTGACAGCCGTGCACAAGGCCAACATCAT GAAACTGGGCGATGGGCTTTTCCTCCAGTGCTGCAGGGAAGTGGCAGCCCGCTACCCCCAGATCACCTTTGAGAATATGATTGTGGACAACACCACCATGCAG CTGGTGTCCCGGCCCCAGCAGTTTGATGTCATGGTGATGCCCAATCTCTATGGCAACATCGTCAACAACGTCTGTGCTGGGCTAGTTGGGGGCCCCGGCCTTGTGGCTGGGGCCAACTATGGCCATGTGTATGCCGTGTTTGAGACG GCTACAAGGAACACAGGGAAGAGTATTGCCAATAAGAACATTGCCAACCCCACAGCTACACTGCTGGCAAGTTGCATGATGCTCGACCACCTCAA GCTGCACTCCTATGCCACCTCCATCCGCAAGGCCGTCCTGGCATCCATGGACAATGAAAAC ATGCACACCCCAGACATCGGGGGCCAGGGCACCACGTCGGAAGCCATCCAGGACATCATCCGCCATATCCGTGTCATTAACGGTCGGGCCGTGGAGGCCTAG
- the SSR4 gene encoding translocon-associated protein subunit delta precursor, whose translation MAALASLGALALLLLSGLSCCSEACVEPQITPSYYTTSDAVISTETVFIVEISLTCKNRVQNMALYADVSGKQFPVTRGQDVGRYQVSWSLDHKSAHAGTYEVRFFDEESYSLLRKAQRNNEDVSVIPPLFTVSVDHRGTWNGPWVSTEVLAAAIGLVIYYLAFSAKSHIQA comes from the exons ATGGCGGCGCTGGCATCTCTCGGCGCCCTGGCGCTACTGCTGCTGTCCGGTCTCTCCTGCTGCTCAG AGGCCTGTGTGGAGCCCCAGATCACCCCTTCCTACTATACCACCTCGGATGCTGTCATTTCTACTGAGACTGTCTTCATCGTGGAGATCTCCTTGACTTGCAAGAACAGGGTCCAG AACATGGCTCTCTATGCTGACGTCAGTGGAAAACAATTTCCTGTCACCCGGGGCCAGGACGTGGGACGTTACCAG GTGTCCTGGAGCCTAGATCACAAGAGCGCCCATGCGGGCACCTATGAGGTCCGGTTCTTTGATGAGGAGTCCTAtagcctcttgaggaag gctcagAGAAACAATGAGGACGTTTCTGTCATCCCACCTCTATTCACAGTCAGCGTAGACCATCGG GGTACCTGGAACGGGCCCTGGGTCTCCACTGAAGTCCTGGCCGCAGCCATCGGACTAGTGATCTACTACCTTGCCTTCAGCGCCAAGAGCCACATCCAGGCCTGA
- the IDH3G gene encoding isocitrate dehydrogenase [NAD] subunit gamma, mitochondrial isoform X2 — protein MALKVATAAGGAVKAALRPALLWRPWEVLGSHEAPRRSFSPPSAKYGGRHTVTMIPGDGIGPELMLHVKSVFRHACVPVDFEEVHVSSTADEEDIRNAIMAIRRNRVALKGNIETNHNLPPSHKSRNNILRTSLDLYANVIHCKSLPGVVTRHRDIDILIVRENTEGEYSSLEHESVAGVVESLKIITKAKSLRIAEYAFQLAQESGRKKVTAVHKANIMKLGDGLFLQCCREVAARYPQITFENMIVDNTTMQLVSRPQQFDVMVMPNLYGNIVNNVCAGLVGGPGLVAGANYGHVYAVFETATRNTGKSIANKNIANPTATLLASCMMLDHLKLHSYATSIRKAVLASMDNENMHTPDIGGQGTTSEAIQDIIRHIRVINGRAVEA, from the exons ATGGCGCTGAAGGTGGCGACGGCCGCGGGCGGCGCTGTGAAGGCAGCGCTCAGGCCGGCCCTCCTCTGGCGTCcttgggag GTTCTAGGTTCCCACGAGGCCCCCCGGAGGAGCTTCTCA CCCCCGTCGGCGAAGTATGGTGGGCGGCACACGGTGACCATGATCCCGGGAGATGGCATTGGGCCAGAGCTCATGCTGCACGTCAAGTCAGTGTTCAG GCATGCATGTGTGCCTGTGGACTTTGAAGAGGTGCACGTGAGCTCCACCGCGGACGAGGAGGACATCCGCAATGCCATCATGGCCATCCGTCGGAACCGCGTAGCCCTGAAGG GCAACATTGAAACAAACCACAACCTGCCCCCATCCCACAAATCGCGAAACAACATCCTTCG CACCAGCCTGGACCTCTATGCCAACGTCATCCACTGTAAGAGCCTGCCAGGTGTGGTGACCCGGCATCGGGACATTGATATCCTCATTGTCCGGGAGAACACAGAGGGCGAGTACAGCAGCCTGGAACACGAG AGTGTGGCGGGCGTGGTGGAGAGCCTGAAGATCATCACCAAGGCCAAGTCCCTGCGTATTGCTGAGTACGCCTTCCAACTGGCCCAGGAGAGCGGGCGCAAGAAAGTGACAGCCGTGCACAAGGCCAACATCAT GAAACTGGGCGATGGGCTTTTCCTCCAGTGCTGCAGGGAAGTGGCAGCCCGCTACCCCCAGATCACCTTTGAGAATATGATTGTGGACAACACCACCATGCAG CTGGTGTCCCGGCCCCAGCAGTTTGATGTCATGGTGATGCCCAATCTCTATGGCAACATCGTCAACAACGTCTGTGCTGGGCTAGTTGGGGGCCCCGGCCTTGTGGCTGGGGCCAACTATGGCCATGTGTATGCCGTGTTTGAGACG GCTACAAGGAACACAGGGAAGAGTATTGCCAATAAGAACATTGCCAACCCCACAGCTACACTGCTGGCAAGTTGCATGATGCTCGACCACCTCAA GCTGCACTCCTATGCCACCTCCATCCGCAAGGCCGTCCTGGCATCCATGGACAATGAAAAC ATGCACACCCCAGACATCGGGGGCCAGGGCACCACGTCGGAAGCCATCCAGGACATCATCCGCCATATCCGTGTCATTAACGGTCGGGCCGTGGAGGCCTAG
- the SSR4 gene encoding translocon-associated protein subunit delta isoform X1, which translates to MAALASLGALALLLLSGLSCCSAEACVEPQITPSYYTTSDAVISTETVFIVEISLTCKNRVQNMALYADVSGKQFPVTRGQDVGRYQVSWSLDHKSAHAGTYEVRFFDEESYSLLRKAQRNNEDVSVIPPLFTVSVDHRGTWNGPWVSTEVLAAAIGLVIYYLAFSAKSHIQA; encoded by the exons ATGGCGGCGCTGGCATCTCTCGGCGCCCTGGCGCTACTGCTGCTGTCCGGTCTCTCCTGCTGCTCAG CAGAGGCCTGTGTGGAGCCCCAGATCACCCCTTCCTACTATACCACCTCGGATGCTGTCATTTCTACTGAGACTGTCTTCATCGTGGAGATCTCCTTGACTTGCAAGAACAGGGTCCAG AACATGGCTCTCTATGCTGACGTCAGTGGAAAACAATTTCCTGTCACCCGGGGCCAGGACGTGGGACGTTACCAG GTGTCCTGGAGCCTAGATCACAAGAGCGCCCATGCGGGCACCTATGAGGTCCGGTTCTTTGATGAGGAGTCCTAtagcctcttgaggaag gctcagAGAAACAATGAGGACGTTTCTGTCATCCCACCTCTATTCACAGTCAGCGTAGACCATCGG GGTACCTGGAACGGGCCCTGGGTCTCCACTGAAGTCCTGGCCGCAGCCATCGGACTAGTGATCTACTACCTTGCCTTCAGCGCCAAGAGCCACATCCAGGCCTGA
- the IDH3G gene encoding isocitrate dehydrogenase [NAD] subunit gamma, mitochondrial isoform X1 encodes MALKVATAAGGAVKAALRPALLWRPWERKLQSHRAYLGMVGVPTSPARSSADPGQLDNNHWHLGSLCQVLGSHEAPRRSFSQQTIPPSAKYGGRHTVTMIPGDGIGPELMLHVKSVFRHACVPVDFEEVHVSSTADEEDIRNAIMAIRRNRVALKGNIETNHNLPPSHKSRNNILRTSLDLYANVIHCKSLPGVVTRHRDIDILIVRENTEGEYSSLEHESVAGVVESLKIITKAKSLRIAEYAFQLAQESGRKKVTAVHKANIMKLGDGLFLQCCREVAARYPQITFENMIVDNTTMQLVSRPQQFDVMVMPNLYGNIVNNVCAGLVGGPGLVAGANYGHVYAVFETATRNTGKSIANKNIANPTATLLASCMMLDHLKLHSYATSIRKAVLASMDNENMHTPDIGGQGTTSEAIQDIIRHIRVINGRAVEA; translated from the exons ATGGCGCTGAAGGTGGCGACGGCCGCGGGCGGCGCTGTGAAGGCAGCGCTCAGGCCGGCCCTCCTCTGGCGTCcttgggag CGGAAGCTCCAGAGCCACAGGGCCTATCTGGGCATGGTGGGGGTGCCCACCTCCCCTGCCAGGAGCTCGGCTGACCCTGGCCAACTTGACAACAACCACTGGCATCTGGGTTCTCTCTGCCAGGTTCTAGGTTCCCACGAGGCCCCCCGGAGGAGCTTCTCA CAACAAACAATT CCCCCGTCGGCGAAGTATGGTGGGCGGCACACGGTGACCATGATCCCGGGAGATGGCATTGGGCCAGAGCTCATGCTGCACGTCAAGTCAGTGTTCAG GCATGCATGTGTGCCTGTGGACTTTGAAGAGGTGCACGTGAGCTCCACCGCGGACGAGGAGGACATCCGCAATGCCATCATGGCCATCCGTCGGAACCGCGTAGCCCTGAAGG GCAACATTGAAACAAACCACAACCTGCCCCCATCCCACAAATCGCGAAACAACATCCTTCG CACCAGCCTGGACCTCTATGCCAACGTCATCCACTGTAAGAGCCTGCCAGGTGTGGTGACCCGGCATCGGGACATTGATATCCTCATTGTCCGGGAGAACACAGAGGGCGAGTACAGCAGCCTGGAACACGAG AGTGTGGCGGGCGTGGTGGAGAGCCTGAAGATCATCACCAAGGCCAAGTCCCTGCGTATTGCTGAGTACGCCTTCCAACTGGCCCAGGAGAGCGGGCGCAAGAAAGTGACAGCCGTGCACAAGGCCAACATCAT GAAACTGGGCGATGGGCTTTTCCTCCAGTGCTGCAGGGAAGTGGCAGCCCGCTACCCCCAGATCACCTTTGAGAATATGATTGTGGACAACACCACCATGCAG CTGGTGTCCCGGCCCCAGCAGTTTGATGTCATGGTGATGCCCAATCTCTATGGCAACATCGTCAACAACGTCTGTGCTGGGCTAGTTGGGGGCCCCGGCCTTGTGGCTGGGGCCAACTATGGCCATGTGTATGCCGTGTTTGAGACG GCTACAAGGAACACAGGGAAGAGTATTGCCAATAAGAACATTGCCAACCCCACAGCTACACTGCTGGCAAGTTGCATGATGCTCGACCACCTCAA GCTGCACTCCTATGCCACCTCCATCCGCAAGGCCGTCCTGGCATCCATGGACAATGAAAAC ATGCACACCCCAGACATCGGGGGCCAGGGCACCACGTCGGAAGCCATCCAGGACATCATCCGCCATATCCGTGTCATTAACGGTCGGGCCGTGGAGGCCTAG